A DNA window from Pseudomonas sp. GD03919 contains the following coding sequences:
- the oadA gene encoding sodium-extruding oxaloacetate decarboxylase subunit alpha → MNKKITVTDTVLRDAHQSLLATRMRTEDMLPICDKLDRVGYWSLEVWGGATFDACVRFLKEDPWERLRQLKAALPNTRLQMLLRGQNLLGYRHYSDDVVKAFVAKAAVNGIDVFRIFDAMNDVRNLRVAIEAVKAAGKHAQGTIAYTTSPVHTNEAFVAQAKAMQAMGIDSIAIKDMAGLLTPYATFELVKALKSEVDLPVFIHSHDTAGLGAMCQLKAIEAGADHIDTAISSLAWGTSHPGTESMVAALKGSPYDTGLDLQLIQEIGMYFHAVRKKYHQFESEFTGVDTRVQVNQVPGGMISNLANQLKEQGALNRMNEVLEEIPRVRADLGFPPLVTPTSQIVGTQAFFNVLAGERYKTITNEVKLYLQGRYGKAPGKVDEQLRKQAIGSEEVIDVRPADLLKPELARLREEIGSLAKSEEDVLTFAMFPDIGRKFLEERAAGTLKPEELLPMPNGQGKAAPVGGEGVPTEFVVDVHGESYRVDITGVGVKGDGKRHFYLSIDGMPEEVVFEPLNEFVAGAGGKRKQAGAPGDVSTTMPGNIVDVLVKEGDKVKAGQAVLITEAMKMETEVQAPIAGTVTAVHVAKGDRVNPGEVLVEIEG, encoded by the coding sequence ATCTGCGACAAGCTCGACCGCGTCGGCTACTGGTCGCTGGAAGTCTGGGGTGGCGCCACCTTCGACGCCTGCGTGCGCTTTCTCAAGGAAGACCCGTGGGAGCGCCTGCGCCAACTCAAGGCCGCGCTGCCCAACACCCGCCTGCAGATGCTCCTGCGCGGACAGAACCTGCTCGGCTATCGCCATTACAGCGATGACGTGGTCAAGGCATTCGTGGCCAAGGCCGCGGTCAACGGCATCGACGTGTTCCGCATTTTCGACGCGATGAACGACGTGCGAAACCTGCGCGTGGCCATCGAGGCGGTCAAGGCTGCCGGCAAGCATGCCCAGGGCACCATCGCCTATACCACCAGCCCGGTGCACACCAACGAGGCCTTCGTCGCCCAGGCCAAGGCCATGCAGGCGATGGGCATCGACTCCATCGCCATCAAGGACATGGCCGGCCTGCTCACGCCCTATGCCACCTTCGAACTGGTCAAGGCGCTGAAGAGCGAAGTCGACCTGCCGGTGTTCATCCACAGCCATGACACCGCCGGCCTTGGCGCCATGTGCCAGCTCAAGGCCATCGAAGCCGGTGCCGACCATATCGACACGGCCATCTCCAGCCTGGCCTGGGGCACCAGCCATCCGGGTACCGAGTCGATGGTCGCCGCGCTCAAGGGCAGCCCTTATGACACCGGCCTGGATCTGCAGCTGATCCAGGAAATCGGCATGTACTTCCATGCCGTGCGCAAGAAGTACCACCAGTTCGAGAGCGAGTTCACCGGCGTGGACACCCGCGTGCAGGTCAACCAAGTGCCGGGCGGGATGATTTCCAACCTGGCCAACCAGCTCAAGGAACAGGGTGCGCTGAACCGCATGAACGAAGTGCTGGAAGAGATTCCGCGCGTGCGTGCCGACCTCGGCTTCCCGCCGCTGGTCACCCCGACCTCGCAGATCGTCGGCACCCAGGCGTTCTTCAACGTGCTGGCTGGCGAGCGCTACAAGACCATCACCAACGAGGTGAAGCTGTACCTGCAGGGCCGCTACGGCAAGGCGCCGGGCAAGGTCGACGAGCAACTGCGCAAGCAGGCCATCGGCAGCGAGGAAGTGATCGACGTGCGCCCGGCCGACCTGCTCAAGCCCGAGCTGGCGCGCCTGCGTGAAGAGATCGGCAGCCTGGCTAAGTCCGAAGAGGACGTGCTGACCTTCGCCATGTTCCCCGATATCGGGCGCAAGTTCCTCGAGGAGCGCGCGGCCGGCACCCTCAAGCCGGAAGAGCTGCTGCCCATGCCGAACGGCCAGGGCAAGGCGGCGCCGGTGGGCGGTGAAGGTGTGCCGACCGAGTTCGTGGTCGACGTACATGGCGAAAGCTACCGCGTCGACATCACCGGTGTTGGCGTCAAGGGCGACGGCAAACGCCACTTCTACCTGTCCATCGACGGCATGCCGGAAGAAGTGGTGTTCGAGCCGCTCAACGAGTTCGTCGCAGGCGCCGGCGGCAAGCGCAAGCAGGCCGGTGCACCGGGCGACGTGTCCACCACCATGCCGGGCAATATCGTCGATGTGCTGGTCAAGGAAGGTGACAAGGTCAAGGCCGGTCAGGCCGTGCTGATCACCGAAGCGATGAAGATGGAAACCGAAGTACAGGCGCCGATTGCCGGTACCGTCACGGCCGTTCACGTGGCCAAGGGCGACCGCGTCAATCCGGGCGAAGTGCTGGTGGAAATCGAAGGTTAA
- a CDS encoding sodium-dependent bicarbonate transport family permease — MGLDPVVLFFVFGLVAGLLKSELKLPAALYETLSIILLLAIGLHGGVELAEQASVQLLGQAGLVLALGIVLPILAFGLLRGLRFDRVNAAAVAAHYGSVSAGTFAVVVAYMLAKGIEFESYMPLFVAILEIPAILVGIVLAKGISRETHWGELGREIFLGKSIMLLLGGLVIGAIAGKEAIKPLEPLYTSMFKPVLAFFLLEMGLIASGQLGALKQFGVRLAAFALLMPLLGALIGALLARFMGLSLGGTAMLATLAASASYIAVPAAMRLALPEANPSLSLTASLGITFPFNILIGIPLYLALAERLIAWGF, encoded by the coding sequence GTGGGCCTGGATCCGGTGGTGTTGTTCTTCGTCTTCGGCCTGGTTGCCGGCTTGCTCAAGAGTGAGCTGAAGCTACCGGCAGCGCTGTATGAAACCCTGTCGATCATTCTGCTGCTGGCCATCGGCCTGCACGGCGGCGTGGAGCTGGCCGAACAAGCCAGCGTGCAACTGCTCGGCCAGGCCGGGCTGGTGCTGGCACTGGGCATTGTCCTGCCGATTCTGGCTTTCGGTCTGCTGCGCGGCCTGCGCTTCGACCGCGTCAATGCCGCCGCGGTGGCGGCGCATTATGGTTCGGTCAGCGCCGGTACCTTCGCTGTGGTGGTGGCCTACATGCTGGCCAAGGGCATCGAGTTCGAAAGCTACATGCCGCTGTTCGTGGCCATCCTGGAGATTCCGGCGATTCTGGTCGGTATCGTCCTGGCCAAGGGCATTTCGCGTGAGACCCACTGGGGCGAACTGGGCCGCGAGATCTTCCTCGGCAAGAGCATCATGCTGCTGCTCGGCGGCCTGGTGATCGGCGCGATCGCCGGTAAGGAGGCAATCAAGCCGCTGGAGCCACTGTACACCAGCATGTTCAAGCCGGTGCTGGCGTTCTTCCTGCTGGAGATGGGCCTGATCGCCTCGGGTCAGCTCGGTGCGCTGAAGCAGTTCGGTGTACGCCTGGCGGCCTTTGCCCTGCTGATGCCGCTGCTCGGTGCGCTGATCGGCGCCTTGCTGGCGCGCTTCATGGGCCTGAGCCTGGGCGGCACGGCGATGCTTGCCACGCTCGCGGCCTCGGCGTCCTATATCGCCGTGCCGGCGGCGATGCGCCTGGCCTTGCCCGAGGCCAACCCGTCGCTGTCGCTGACCGCCTCGCTGGGCATCACCTTCCCATTCAATATCCTGATCGGCATTCCGCTGTACCTGGCGCTGGCCGAACGACTGATCGCCTGGGGGTTCTAA
- a CDS encoding P-II family nitrogen regulator, producing the protein MNAHSRNLLTVICEAALEKRLLADLETLGAPGWTISDARGRGHRGVRSAGWDTEGNIRLEIICNRELAERIAEHLQVRYYDHFAMVCYLAQVEVLRGEKF; encoded by the coding sequence ATGAACGCACATAGCCGCAACCTGCTCACCGTGATCTGCGAGGCGGCGCTGGAGAAGCGCCTGCTGGCCGATCTGGAAACGCTCGGCGCGCCCGGTTGGACCATCTCCGACGCCCGTGGTCGCGGGCACCGTGGCGTGCGCAGCGCCGGCTGGGACACAGAGGGCAATATCCGCCTGGAAATCATCTGCAACCGCGAACTGGCCGAGCGCATCGCCGAACATCTGCAGGTGCGCTACTACGATCACTTCGCCATGGTCTGCTACCTGGCGCAGGTGGAAGTACTGCGTGGGGAGAAGTTCTGA
- a CDS encoding carbonic anhydrase: protein MPYKHQAIPLQAHEGNETAEQALHSIVDGFKRFRNEVFPQQEELFKKLATAQNPRAMFITCADSRVVPELITQSSPGDLFVNRNVGNVVPAYGQMMGGVSTAIEYAVMALGVQHIVICGHSDCGAMKAVLNPASLETMPTVKAWLRHAEVARSVVAENCNCSDDKEALAVLTEENVVAQLNHLCTHPSVAAKLARGQLFIHGWVYDIETSQIKAYDAELGSFLPLDGDKIPMATPRARFPQS, encoded by the coding sequence ATGCCTTACAAACATCAGGCGATTCCGCTTCAGGCCCACGAGGGCAACGAAACCGCCGAGCAGGCGCTGCACAGCATCGTCGATGGCTTCAAGCGCTTTCGCAACGAGGTCTTCCCGCAGCAGGAAGAGCTGTTCAAGAAGCTCGCCACCGCCCAGAACCCACGGGCCATGTTCATCACCTGCGCCGACTCGCGCGTGGTGCCGGAGCTGATCACCCAGAGCTCGCCGGGCGACCTGTTCGTCAACCGCAATGTCGGCAACGTGGTGCCGGCCTATGGGCAGATGATGGGCGGCGTTTCCACCGCCATCGAATACGCGGTGATGGCCCTTGGTGTGCAGCACATCGTCATCTGCGGTCACTCCGACTGCGGCGCGATGAAGGCGGTGCTCAATCCGGCTTCGCTGGAAACCATGCCCACGGTCAAGGCCTGGCTGCGCCATGCCGAAGTGGCGCGCAGCGTGGTGGCAGAGAACTGCAACTGCAGCGACGACAAGGAAGCCCTGGCCGTGCTCACCGAAGAGAACGTGGTGGCGCAGCTCAACCACCTCTGCACCCATCCGTCGGTGGCAGCCAAGCTGGCGCGCGGCCAACTGTTCATCCATGGCTGGGTGTATGACATCGAAACCAGCCAGATCAAGGCCTACGACGCCGAGCTGGGCAGCTTCCTACCGCTCGATGGCGACAAGATTCCAATGGCGACGCCACGCGCGCGTTTTCCACAGAGCTGA